From one Ignavibacteria bacterium genomic stretch:
- the alr gene encoding alanine racemase — MRCTVATIDADALRWNLSIIKKKAGPATVCAMVKANAYGHDIVTVARILQAEGVTWFGVAFADEAIVLRNNGITGSIILLTPHEPHEVETVLDYRLVPVICSVQQARLLAEKASERGVTASAHLYVDTGMHRDGIGVHEAFHALTEIDGFKGLRVDGVCMHFATADVLHHPFIQEQESKFIELLKKVADHGRTFTYVHASNTGALWQHAGNMGTMVRTGMSMYGYAQPSDPAAHLKPVMSLRSRVIGIRRIWPGDSVSYGQRFISTTETTICTVPIGYGDGYMRCLTGKAWCLIRGEKYPVVGTVCMDEIMVDVGNAKVTVGDEVVLIGTQANASGKVQSIDATDVAEWAGTIPYEITTAVSARVPRLLVYDGKGL, encoded by the coding sequence ATGCGCTGTACCGTGGCAACGATCGATGCAGATGCACTTCGGTGGAATCTTAGCATCATTAAAAAAAAGGCCGGCCCCGCAACGGTGTGCGCAATGGTAAAGGCTAATGCCTATGGGCATGACATCGTTACCGTAGCACGTATCCTTCAGGCCGAAGGCGTTACCTGGTTTGGCGTTGCCTTTGCCGACGAAGCAATTGTTCTGCGCAACAACGGGATTACCGGTTCGATTATTCTGCTTACGCCTCATGAACCACACGAAGTTGAAACCGTTCTGGATTATCGTCTTGTGCCGGTGATCTGCAGCGTTCAGCAAGCACGCCTACTTGCCGAGAAAGCGTCTGAACGCGGAGTTACCGCGTCAGCCCATCTGTACGTAGATACCGGAATGCATCGTGACGGGATAGGCGTACACGAGGCCTTTCATGCTCTGACGGAGATAGATGGGTTCAAGGGGCTTAGGGTTGATGGTGTTTGTATGCACTTTGCCACGGCTGATGTATTGCATCATCCGTTTATTCAGGAGCAGGAAAGTAAGTTTATTGAATTGTTAAAAAAAGTAGCCGATCATGGACGAACCTTCACCTATGTGCATGCTTCCAATACGGGAGCACTCTGGCAACATGCCGGAAACATGGGTACCATGGTCCGAACCGGCATGTCGATGTACGGCTATGCCCAGCCTTCCGATCCTGCTGCCCATCTGAAACCCGTGATGTCGCTACGGAGCAGGGTGATTGGTATTCGCCGAATCTGGCCGGGTGATTCTGTGAGCTACGGACAACGGTTTATTTCTACCACCGAAACAACGATCTGTACGGTACCCATCGGTTATGGCGACGGGTACATGCGTTGCCTGACCGGCAAGGCATGGTGCCTTATCCGCGGTGAGAAGTATCCGGTTGTTGGAACTGTGTGTATGGATGAAATTATGGTTGACGTGGGGAATGCCAAGGTTACCGTAGGTGACGAAGTGGTGTTAATCGGAACACAGGCTAATGCAAGTGGGAAGGTGCAAAGTATCGACGCTACCGATGTAGCGGAATGGGCAGGCACCATACCGTACGAAATCACTACCGCAGTAAGTGCAAGAGTGCCCAGACTGCTGGTTTATGACGGAAAGGGGCTGTAA
- a CDS encoding segregation/condensation protein A, whose protein sequence is MLNVRLDNFEGPLDLLLFFIKRDELDIYDIPIASITSEFLEYVRVIEMLDLDLAGEFVVMASMLVQIKAQMLLPKDERVGGDDSLIDDTDPRAELVRRLLEYKRFKEASEQLGTQADQQRHILYRQVFEAEAIHAAESGSYRNATLFDLLKALKKAIDRAPDNTTTHVVERYPITVEEKAEEIVHLLRSRPSVRFFELVGNLTVQHIVVTFLALLELAKNHRIRVQQDEQFDDIVIVQRSDSHDQESETTTETEEVSS, encoded by the coding sequence GTGCTTAATGTTCGGTTAGACAATTTTGAAGGACCTTTAGACCTGCTCCTGTTTTTTATAAAACGGGATGAATTGGATATCTACGATATACCGATCGCCTCAATAACGTCCGAATTCCTGGAATATGTTCGGGTGATCGAGATGCTTGACTTAGACCTTGCCGGTGAGTTCGTTGTTATGGCAAGTATGCTGGTGCAGATCAAGGCTCAAATGCTTTTACCGAAGGACGAACGTGTTGGCGGTGATGACTCGCTGATTGATGATACCGACCCACGCGCAGAACTCGTGCGCCGTCTGCTCGAGTACAAGCGTTTTAAGGAAGCATCCGAACAACTGGGTACACAGGCCGACCAGCAGCGCCATATCCTGTACCGCCAGGTGTTCGAAGCCGAGGCAATTCATGCAGCCGAGAGCGGAAGCTATCGTAATGCTACACTTTTTGATCTTCTTAAAGCGCTAAAGAAGGCAATTGATCGGGCACCCGATAACACCACTACCCATGTTGTTGAACGGTATCCAATTACAGTTGAAGAAAAAGCTGAAGAAATTGTCCACCTGCTGCGGTCCCGCCCCAGCGTGCGTTTCTTTGAACTTGTAGGGAACCTAACGGTGCAGCATATTGTGGTAACGTTCCTGGCACTGTTAGAACTTGCAAAAAATCATCGGATACGCGTTCAGCAGGATGAACAATTCGACGATATCGTCATTGTTCAGCGCTCCGATTCTCATGATCAGGAGTCAGAAACAACAACAGAAACGGAAGAAGTATCATCATGA